Part of the Campylobacter sp. CCUG 57310 genome, TATAGTCCTATGAATATCTTTGTCTTGTATATAGTAGTGATTTTGTAAGAAAAGGTCTAGGATAGAATTTGCTAATTCTTCTCCAGTAAGCAAACTGACTTTAAATTTATCTGCTATGCTCTTAACTATATTCTTGTTATAAGAAAAGATATACTGCTTATGGTAAAACTTATCTTTAAAAACTACATACCAAAAAAAGCTGTCTTTGCTGTTGCTGTAAGTTCTGTAAATTTCATCTACTCCCAAATCGTCCAAATAAACTGGGATATTGCTTTTACTCTCTATTTTGATACCGTATAAATTTTTATACATAGTATTGACGACTATATGATCCTCTGCTATATCGTCAATAATTAGCCCTCTATTTGAATAAAAATCATTAAAAAACTCTTTAATCGGTGCTAAAATTCTACTAAATAGAGTTTGATTTATAGTCCCCTGCGCTTTTTCTGATTTATAAACAAAGTAAATAACTATACAAATCGCTATGATAACAAGTAATAATATAGGGTTCATCTATTCTCTTCCTCTCCGAAAAAATTATTAAAATGGTTAATGAATTTTGCGTAATAATTGTAGTTTTGCTTCTTAGCAAATCCCTTGTTATAGCACTCGATAGCCTCTTTTGCCGTTTCGTATTTACTACCGCAAAGCAATAAAACGTCTTTTGATTTATTGATATTGTATTCAGGCTCGAATATATACTCCAGCTCGTCTTTGGTTAAATTTTGTTTTGAAATTTGCATAAGCCCAAAATCAATATTAAAGTCAAAATCCCAAAAAAAGCTCGATAATTCAAGCATTGCGCCTTTATCTTCGCTTGATATGCTAACTGCATATCTGTTACTATCATACTTTGAGGCTCTAAAGCTATAAACGCTATCTTTAAAGCCATTTTTTAAGTAATCGATCATCTCTTTATTGTCGGTCAAAAAAGAGATAATAAAAGGCTTAAAATCACTCTCCGTCTTAGCTATTGTATAAAGCACTCTTACATCGATATTGTTATCATAAGCAATCTTTTTTAAGCTATCTGCTATCTCTTGCCTTATGTCCGCCTGCAAGAAATTTATTAAAGCCAGTAGTAGTAAAAAACCTCTCTTCATCTGCAAAAACCTTAATTATTGCCTTTTGTTACCATTTCTATTTCAAAGCTATTTATATACATACCGTAAGGGTTGCTATCAGTGCTTCGCTCCAGGCTAAAATCTCCGTTTGCTTTTATCCTTACTATTCCGCTCTCGCTTCTATATTTTCCCAAAGCTAGGATATAAGAATTTGTAGCTACTTTTATACTTATATCGATTTTATAGGTGTTTTCGTTATACTCAAAAGAGTTGATTTGATAATTAACTATATTGATATATTCAGGTAGCTTGTCGGTCGCTATTGCGTTTATAAGCCACTGCAAATAGCTAACAAATTGTCCTACTGCGTCTTTATTTTCTTTGTTTAAAAAGTGCAAATAAATATCGCCTAAATTTTTTGAGTTTTCCAAAATGTTTTTATAGTTTTGTATATTTGTTTTGTTAAAGCCGTCCGTAAGCATAAATCTACTGGCTATAAAATTATTCACAAAAATAC contains:
- a CDS encoding transglycosylase SLT domain-containing protein; this translates as MKRGFLLLLALINFLQADIRQEIADSLKKIAYDNNIDVRVLYTIAKTESDFKPFIISFLTDNKEMIDYLKNGFKDSVYSFRASKYDSNRYAVSISSEDKGAMLELSSFFWDFDFNIDFGLMQISKQNLTKDELEYIFEPEYNINKSKDVLLLCGSKYETAKEAIECYNKGFAKKQNYNYYAKFINHFNNFFGEEENR